A single window of Vigna radiata var. radiata cultivar VC1973A chromosome 4, Vradiata_ver6, whole genome shotgun sequence DNA harbors:
- the LOC106758222 gene encoding uncharacterized protein LOC106758222 codes for MAKPTHAKPGCFSDFFHLLFCAQNGNTSQMHPYSDPIKKPYASEPLHAHNNDATKPGVVARLMGLDSLPTTNFVSNSTTPDSVPRSRSVNFLDYLLKFDTTQANHHQVKTSASFREVPAPFQHKSKSHDLVVFYWDSGSEDHEVGSFSRIQEMGLEESRQRKKQGSKNKEIVGVTEERNLTKRRQFSKFENEPRVLPLKHGSKVRNHNEAKALAPVSACSRSSGNGRKGGGSGPSGLGTSSTLPNKQKKLPSEPKRLKNTRKQHEIESECSSENFSAISVLDDYDFSFLYGPDFPDYRRHLKAKTKWEFSEVLMDDDDVGDRARKDKECSYPDINQKKECLSELREKLCKFTENDLRESDFTRKRLCEGENYEEICLEYEHKIFDILLHQLVNELVELSY; via the exons atGGCCAAACCAACTCATGCAAAACCAGGTTGTTTTTCTGACTTCTTTCACCTTCTCTTTTGTGCTCAGAATGGAAACACCTCTCAAATGCACCCTTATTCTGACCCCATTAAAAAACCATATGCATCAGAACCACTGCATGCTCATAATAATGATGCAACTAAACCAGGAGTTGTGGCAAGGCTAATGGGGCTTGATTCACTGCCAACTACCAACTTCGTATCAAACTCAACCACCCCAGATTCAGTTCCAAGAAGTAGGTCAGTCAACTTTCTGGATTACTTGCTCAAGTTTGACACAACCCAAGCCAACCATCACCAAGTCAAAACCTCAGCATCCTTCAGAGAGGTTCCTGCACCGTTTCAGCACAAAAGCAAAAGCCACGATCTTGTTGTGTTCTACTGGGATAGTGGGAGTGAAGATCATGAAGTTGGATCCTTTTCTAGGATTCAAGAAATGGGGTTGGAAGAATCTAGACAGAGAAAGAAGCAGGGAAGCAAGAACAAGGAGATTGTTGGTGTGACAGAGGAGAGGAACCTCACAAAGAGAAGGCAATTTTCCAAGTTCGAGAATGAGCCTAGAGTGCTTCCTCTTAAGCATGGTTCAAAGGTTCGAAATCACAATGAAGCTAAAGCTTTGGCACCAGTTTCTGCGTGCTCTAGGAGTTCTGGTAATGGAAGAAAAGGTGGTGGTAGTGGTCCTAGTGGCTTAGGAACATCCTCAACATTGCCAAATAAGCAGAAGAAATTGCCCTCTGAACCAAAACGATTGAAGAATACCAGAAAACAACACGAGATAGAGAGTGAATGTAGCTCAGAGAATTTCAGTGCAATCTCAGTCCTAGACGACTATGACTTCTCATTTCTTTATGGACCAGATTTTCCAG ATTACAGAAGGCACTTAAAGGCAAAGACAAAGTGGGAATTTTCAGAAGTGttaatggatgatgatgatgttggagACAGAGCAAGAAAGGACAAAGAATGTTCCTATCCTGACATTAACCAGAAAAAAGAGTGCTTATCAGAATTAAGGGAGAAGCTTTGCAAGTTTACAGAAAATGATTTGAGAGAATCAGATTTCACAAGAAAACGCTTGTGTGAGGGTGAAAATTATGAAGAGATTTGTTTGGAGTATGAGCATAAAATTTTTGACATTTTACTACACCAGCTTGTCAATGAACTTGTGGAACTTTCATATTGA